Part of the Panicum virgatum strain AP13 chromosome 4N, P.virgatum_v5, whole genome shotgun sequence genome is shown below.
TGACACTAGGTCCAAATTGTTTCCAGACGTATATAATGGCGTATCTCAAACATGTGTAGagttataatggcagtggtatAGTTTTTTGAATAGTAATGATGTACTTCAAAATGGAAGAATTATAATGGCACAGATCTAATTAACCCTTTCTTATACTATGGGTTATACTGCATCGTAGATGCAATCAGCCTTACGCTGCGCCACTGCCAGTTACTTTATGTGAATTGTACATTGTTGACACTATTTTGATCCAGTCATCAAGGACTTCCATTTTGACTTCCGATTGCCTCCGACTCTTGCTCGAACTGAACCACTCCTGAGTCCTGGCTGCTTGTAGGAGATGTGTGCGTGAGCTAAGCGTGGGTGACCTTCTATGGGATGGATAtcatcagtttttttttgggaaaattcgattcatgccaccacaactccgtgaaattgggtgtcatgttgaaaattatgccactcaatggcatgattttcaacatgagatccaatttcaagaaattggagtggcatggatccaactgaccctttttTTTTACTCCCGGCTATGTACGTGAGATTTGAAAATAATATATCCGGGAGATTCGAAATTTTTTATTGGAATGTGTGaatcaaataagagaaaatgTATTCCAAAAGAGCCGCCTTCAAACTACGACCGCCAAATTATTAAGTcttacaagaagaagaagagacaatcaaggTCGCCGTCATCCGACGTTCCACAACTCGGAGCTCAAAAGAATCAAACAATAGAGCCTCTCATAGTGGAATAGACGGAACAACAAGACTTGACTacctttttgaaagaatcaaacctcaCGGCGGATTAGGTTGCATGGGGacaagatattccaaaggcccaAGTGGTCACCAGATGGAAATATAAGCTGCGCACATCTCTTGTGCCCCGCGATATCGTGGCTATActtccaacgcaaatgcgaAGGCTACACGAGCAATACATGCTTGCGATGTCCCAGTACCTTCATGCAGGGCGCGAAGATTAAAGAtgaactgggaagaaatttatcaactataccatcaagatgccctcGACATATCTTTGGTCAGCTTGTGGGTTCTATAAGTGGTTGTTACGTATTGTATTGCATGACCTCAAcctactgatctcttgatttattttgtatcatgtagaatggagattcaAACTTGTAGGAGAAAAAAGTACTCCCACCTTGGCTTCGTCCACCCAATTACATGTAATTGGAGGAATCTACGTGACAAGCCTGATGAGATATTTCAAAACCTATACAAGTACTTAACCATTCAGCACGACAAGTACAAGATATTGTCTCCTTACAACTTCGCATGAGTGTTTCCTAtaccgtctaactctttctaatTCTatataatcgaattgtttaaaccctATCATGAattgcctccgtataatcttgcagtgagcactggatcctacttgtcataattcccgagaagagcttAGTGGTAGTTATGGACTCGCTGAGGAGAGATCCACAACAATACAAAGACCTTACTGACAttttgaaaaagtaattctagcACTACTCCCTAGATCACCGTTACTTTGAAATCATTCATTACTTCacttttccataggtcgaggcgATGCGCAATGAACTAATATCAGAGAAAaaattatggcgattcaagaaaaCTTGTCCGAATTTATAGTTCAGCAAGTCCTCGACCCAAATGGCGAATTCTACCATGATGGGGTGTCGAACATCGACAATAGAAGCGAATATGATAATGTGTGCATATATTTGTAATTAAGAACATGcgtatgtaaatatatatgtgtatatatctaagcatatttatttatatgtatattatatatatatatatgagctccaagaatatatatgtatatagataTTGTTTATATAATGTTTGTTCTGAATAATTTCCATATGTAAAGAAATTCACACATATAGATATGGCTGGGCGTTCGGGTTACCCAAAaatttcgggtcgggtttttcgggttctcAAAACTGCAACCCGGAATTCGCTGAGAATAATCAAAACCCAAAAATTCGGGTACCCGacatttcgggttcgggtttaccCGACCAACCCGAATCgcagagaagaggaagaggcgggATGCGGGCGGGAGTGCGTTGAGGAAGGCGAGGCAttggaggaggacgaggcgcgTGGAGAGGAGCGCATAGAGGGCGTCGCCGGTGTCAAGCTCCATGGCGAGGGGGCGGtggcctcctcctctcccctgtCCCTGCCCAGATCTCGCCTCCTTCCCTCACCATCCTACGCCGCCATGCTCGGCCTCCCGGCCTCCCGTGACCCCACTGCGAGCCTCGGCGCTGGGCTgccggccgcgcctcgcctcgtcaGCGCGATGGACGGTGGCGGGGAGCCGCTGCTCGTGCGAAGGAGCAtggggcggcgggcggtggcgcggcggcaggcgcCTGGGCGGTGGCGGGGGCAGGGGCGGGGGCGAGGAGGCGACGCGCCGACGGGGAGACCTGCGAGGGCGGGggaggcggtgggcggcggttGGCCCGTTGGGTCTCGCTCGGGGACTCGGCGTGGGGGCTAGGGTTAGTGGGAAGGAAATGATGGCgtttggtgggctgggctgacTCGAAATTAGTTGGGCTGGGTTGTTTTTCGGGTtaatcgggtagttcgggtaccgtggcctgatacccgaattacccgtaataatttcgggtaccgttgGTTGGAACCCGAATTatggttcgggtttttcgggctcgggtatttcgggttcgggctcgggtttttcgggttcggtctTCGGATTTCGAGTATTTTGCCCACCCATacatatagatatgtgtatacatatatatgtatatatgaatTACATTATATACGAAAATTATTTAGGATGAATATTATataaatgaatatatatatagttagtgCGGTTCTTCGCAGCAAATATTATTGAAAACTTTGGCGGCAAATGAGTCCAATTTTGCCACAACCTCTCCTGATTTTTCCATCTAAAAATACAAGATCtagtatttcaaaaaaaaaattatactaccAACTACTGTCCAATGCACATCCCACCAATGCACAAAAAAATGTGCATCCATCCAGCAACAAGGGCGGTAGCGTACcttggaggcggcggtggtggcagcgCTGCACTACACGGGTGGGCGGCGCACCttgggggtggcggtggcgcatgacaggggtggcggcggtgcaCTGCAGGGCTGGGGCCGGCATCAGTCAGGACCGGCGGTGCTACTCCAATCGCAAAAAAGGGGAGGCGGCTCACCTTCTTGGGGCGGCAACGGCGCACCTTCTTATGAACTTAAATTACTTGTATTACTTGGAGCAGTGGCTACATGTTGGTCTTTGTAGTTGTGTTAAAATACTgatatttaaaataaaaattccATTTTGCTGGTTATATTCATAATTTCACGGTGCACACATGGGCTATTCCCGGAAATCTAATATAAAGAGAACTAGTTTAGTTGTACTGGCACCTCGGAAATTGGTACAAATGGTCAAGGTCTTTTTTACCCAGACACGTGGATGGCTGTCTAATCTATAATCTATAGATCGATGTTCATTAGAATTCTGGTCTCTTTTCCTTCGTCTAAGGTTGTGTGACGCTAAGCAGAGGctagaaattttttgaatattgTCGTATCACCTTGATGCGACGCGACTTGAAATCAATAAAAGttttccttttcaaaaaaaaatgtggtGGACGTCTACCCAAGTGGCCTTGTAATGTGGATCTTTCTTGGCCGTATGCAATCAAGATACCGTCTATGCACCATGCAAATTATGCCAAGGCAAGGTGCAGAAGAAGCCAAGTGAGCAGTGATGGTTATCGTTTTGTCTGGATCGTGCCTATAGACAAAAACGAGCACATCAGATCCTATATGTTAGTATGTGCATGGGTTTCTCCAAAGTAAAAAGAGGTATACTTTAATAGTCTCTTTCATGAAAACTGTACAAATATCAAAGCAATTATATAATTAATCAATCACTCtttttaatttgattaattaattttaaagaaaTAATATTACTAATAAATTACCTAGGTCAAAACAATAATACTTTTAACCTGGGTTATGTTTGGTCCCGTCCCTACCCGTATCCAAGTGAAGCCCGGACCATGCTACTTATTCTTTTAGCTAAATATTATCCTGCTTTTCAATCCAGTCGATCGCGGACAGCGGAGGCCATTGGCATGGCGAGCGGAAGGACAGGCGGCGGCGACATTGGCGTGCTGTGTCCACTGTACAGAGCGATCTTGGAAGGACAGAGGGGAACTCCAAGCGTATCGGTCGGACTGAGGCTGGTGCGAAtccgcggcgagccggcgacgaCGCATAGCGTTGCCTCCCACGTGGCCGTCTCTGTTCCAAACATCCTACTGGATGTGAATCGTGGTACTCCATGAACGGACAAAGATGCAAATGACGAGATGTATTGGAGCAGTTCTCCGGTTCCTTTCTTAATTAAAGACTTTGCAAATGACGAGAAGCAATAATAGACtttgtttttaatttctttgcgtactcttttctctattttttcagaTTATGTGCtgagaattttgcaaaaacatagCTATGTGCAGTTGAGGTCGGAgatatttcatttttttaaaaaaagttgtaTGGCTTCTAAGTTCTGGTGACTTCTGAATGCAAAACTGGATGCTGGCTATTCGATACTGTTTACTAATATTAGTATTTGGTTCTTCTTCAGAAAGCAAGGATTAGTGCAAAAGGATTGGGGATCACTGCACTACAAATTGCAGCATTGCTTGCTGCCTCTGTCTCTCTCACCCTGCAGACCCTGCCCTGCCTGAGTGTTAGAGCTGTCATGCAGGACTGCTAGCTGAGATGTCGGAACAGTGCTGTAGGCTCTGTTTCTTTCCGCTTTTCTGAACCCCACTTTTCTGAGAATCAGAATGATGAGATAAGTCTGCTGTATGTAGAATCGGTTATCTGAATAAGCTGGGTGTTTGGCTgtcctaattattttgagtaAATTCTCTGAGTTGAGTGGTAAAATGTTTGAAATTCCCTTGAGGCGGATGACATCTCATTTTTTTGCTGAATACGAGTAGAATTCAATAATTCTTATATTTTCTAAGTATCCTGACTACATATATTACTATTAGATCAAATAGATTAATATCACAATATACCAATACATGTTCCAGCTCTAATTTCTAAACTACGAGTACATAAATGATGGATACAACTAAATCACGAAACCATAGCGGTAGCGATCGCATCACGAAATGCATTCATATCGACATCATCTCCAGTACCACCATCATCTTTGTTGTCATAAGTTGGATGAGGACTATCATCTTCAACATCTTCTTGAAAATGCGGATCTTCTAAGTCACATTCTCTAATGAAATTGTGAAGGGCCATACAAGCAACTATAATCTTGGACTGCTTGTTAACTAGATGACTGGGCAAGTTCAAGAGAATGCGCCACTTCATCTTTAGAACTCCAAATGATTGCTCAATCACATTTCTAAGGGATGAATGTGCATGATTAAACACCTCTTTAATCTCATATGCGTCAACCAAACGCTTCATGCATTGGTCTCTAAAAGTCTTCTTCTTGTTCCCCTTAGGTGAGTAATGTGCAGCCCTTTTTCCAGCCCTCCTCTCTTTACTAGTTCCAATTCTGCTTATCTCTCCATCATCATTAccctcagcatcaccctcccCAACTTGATCACTGTTGCCATGCCCTGTTGGAACATAAAAGGTCTCATTTGTAACTATAACAGCTTCAAACATTATTCTCATTTGGTCCTCATGCTCAAATGGTACAAATCTAAAATTAGAAGTACTTCCTGGCATAGcctgaaataaatatataaatgcATTCATTAGATAATTAGATAATTTGTTGAAGAACTGAAATTTGGATGTATACATAATTAATGTATggctcacttgttcttgttcCTTCCACTGGTCATCATCAGCAACAATACAACCAGTACTGGGATCCCTTCCCAATCCTGTGGCTCTCAAATTCAAGGTCTTCCATTGTGTATACTTCTTTTTAGTACATCCCCTCGGTTCTTCATTTGCCCTTCAGTGTATGGCCATTTGGTTCGTTCAAAAAGTTTGCAAACTAGATTTGCATATCCCACATTGTTCAAACATTGTTGAGGGCGATTGTGGGAAAAAACTTCTTCGTAGCAAATATTATTGAAAACTTTGGCGGCAAATGAGTCCAATTTTGCCACAACCTCTCCTGATTTTTCCATCTAAAAATACAAGATCtagtatttcaaaaaaaaattatactaccAACTACTGTCCAATGCACATCCCACCAATGCACCAAAAATATGCATCCATCCAGCAACAAGGGCGGTAGCGTACCTTGGAGGCAGCGGTGGTGGCAGCGCTGCACTACACGGGTGGGCGGCGCACCTtggggggtggcggtggcgcatgacaggggtggcggcggtgcaCTGCAGGGCTGGGGCCGGCATCAGTCAGGGCCGGCGGCGCTACTCCAATCGCAAAAAAGGGGAGGCGGCTCACCTTCTTGGGGCGGCAATGGCGCACCTTCTTAGGGGCGGTAGTGGCGCACGGcaggggtggtggcggcgcactGCAGGGGCCGGCGTCAGTCAGGGCCGGTGGCACTACTCCAAGTGGAAaaaagggcggcggcgcaccttcCTGGGGCAGCGGCGGTGCATGGCAAGAGCCGGGGTGACAGATCCAGGGTCAGGGGCGATGGACGGAGCGATTCCTGTCGCTGGCGCAGGACAGGGGCACCGGGGAAGCGGACGCAGGACAGGGGCAGCAGGGAAGGGGATGCAAGGGAGGGTGGGTCGGGGAAGAAGGGGTATCGGGGAGAGAGGGAGTCGGCGAAAAATCGTTCCGCTTACCAGGTACTCGAGTATTCGGACGCTTCTGGGGGAATCGGCCCGCACGTTATTCTGGAGCATCCATGGGAATCAGCGGCCCATAGAATCGAAACTTAAGCGGACCGTTTGGGTGggatttttgatttttttttatccaAAATCGGATCAAAACGAAAATAAACACGCCCATAAATTGTTGTTTGTTGCTAAGAATGATGCTGAAATTGCAAATCTGTGATTGGCATTCCACGTATTCTGTATGGTGTTCGGCACGGTGACGTAGTTCAAACTTTATTTTGATACAGGATCACCAGAGTATATATTTAGAATTTACCTAAGCCAATAAGTGAGCTCGGAAATTCTGCATAGTAGTGTACTTATTAATATCTTATTAACATGAACTAAATGGTTCACACTACTACGTAAAGCATTTGTAGCGGTGGGTAAAAactcatttttaggggcaggtttCGCACCCGTTGCTGgttttcgcagctaaaaatacCTTTTTCAGGGCCAAGTAACGTAGCCGCTCTTAAAAATCTATTTTCAGATGTGGGCATGGCCTGTCCCTACAAATGAAATTTTTAATCCGTCATCCGTCCCTAAAAATGGTGCCAATTTGTAGGGGCGTGTGAGGGGGtgacctgcccctacaaataaatttttagagGCGGCTATATTGCCACATCAGCTCAATTTGTAGGAACGGGTGAAATTTTAATTTGCCCTTAAACTGAGGCGTGTTTTTGTAGGAGTGTCATGAATTGTGGAAGGTAAGTAGAGCTCCACTGTtcggtcatatatatatatatatatatatatatatatatatatatatatatatatatatatatatatatatatatatatggtcagAGTTCAGAAAATTTTGCATCGACATCATAAATGTTTGTGGGGAAAATTAAAATGGTTCCACATATAAGGCAAACATAAGTAACCACGTAACTTTTCCCTGAAAAAACTTTACCCTGCAGAGAAGACAGTGACCAGCCATGGAAATGTTTGTGTTCATTAGTTGAATGACAGACAGGTTGTACCTTAACATGCAGACTTTATACATCGTGTTACAGACTGAACCATTACAACCTCTTCGGCTCTTCTTCAACAATGTGGTGATAGAAACCGTTGCAGATTTGGTGGCATGCTTATCAGGAAGGAATTAACAGCGGAGGCGGGAGGATCCCAGTGATCAGCTCTTTCATAGCTTAGGTTGACTCCATCCTCGTACTTTCGCATGGTACCCGGAAGTGCCGCCGCCGTGAGTACCGTCCAATTCTTAATAAAAGTGTCATAAATATTAAATGTCATATCATATTACAAAATTTACTAACATAAGAGACTCATTTATGAGGAGATAGGAGAGGGAGTTTCATAGGATGATATAACACTTCTCTGACATAGTTACTAAATTCCCAGTCTTTATAACTGTTAGATGATACTCTCCACTAAAACTGCTCTAAGCTCGATTATTGTCCCGTCCGCTCGAAACAGAAGACGAATGGTGCTGCCGCCCATCCCTTTCGTTTGCCATTCGAATAGCCTCTGCAGTCCGCAACTCGATGGAATTGAGAATGAAATCCAAAAGAATGTGGCTACGGATCGGGCCCTACTTGGACACGGGTAGGGTTGAACTCAAATATAAgccacaacaaaattaattgctTGCTTAATTTAAGATTCACGCAAATTTTATAGAAGGAACTGCTGGAGCAAAACTTAACACTGCCAGAAATCCTTATCAGAGACGTGATTCAATTCATATCGGTGACGCAAAAATATTGCATCACCAAATTTTCATCACTGATGTGACCAATGACCCCTCAATAGTGACGTTTTTTGCGAAAATGCATCATCAATGGGGGTAAttgtcactactacaaaaatgatttgtaacAACATCTCGATTTTTTAAGGAGCGGATTAAAATTTCACCCGTTTCTACAAATATtgtgcggttactgtagcaatctgaccacccctaaaaatccatttgtagggtggctcgcccccccccccccccccccaccccaaccGCCCCTACATGAGAAAGAATTTCTAGAAGTAGTTGCCGATTTATGCCATTTCATTATGCATGAAGTGATCAAGCCAAGGGGCATATTTTATAGTAAAGACCACGAATTAGCAACAAATCCTAAGTATATTGGTCTTCGTGAGTGGAAAAATAAGAAGCATCGTGCCTCCTCAAGTAGCATTGGTAACTAGGAGAAGAACATGGATTTGATCTTCATTTAATGATGTACTATATAGTAATTATGCTTTGTAATGATATATATGATTTAATTTTGTAAGCGTAATTATTATATTTATGAAACATGTTCCATGTCGATCCGATGACATTCGATCGCAAACTAACTTGATAGAATAAAATTGtgagaattcaaattttaaaaatagcagTGAAGTTCGAATGTCTGAACCAACGGATAGTCTACCCCCTAACTACAGACGGTTTGCTGTGATAGAACAAAATTGagggaattcaaattttttggcGGGCTAGAAAATGATTCCCAGGGGGGCGGGACACCTACCCctagaaatgcattttcaggggcgggtaatGTACCCGCCCTTGCAAATTGCCATTTTTAGCAGCGAAAAACAGGAGCGGGTGCGCTGTCCACCCTAAAAATGTCGTTTCAACCGCCCCTACAAAaggtttctgtagtagtgtggcGATATAGTTTGCCAAAACACGTCACCAATGAGGTGTCATTGGTGACATGTTTTGGCAAAAACGCATCACCAATGATGAattgagaaaataaaaaaatatcaatAGTACTTTTTACTCCTTTATATATACACAGTAGTACATAGGTGGTTCACTCACCTATGCACATCATAGTTTTCTCTGATCACATATACATGCAAAAGAGCAATCATCAACAATTATTCATGTATACATCTGTGCATCTTATGATTCATTGACAAATTGTAACAACATGGGAGTAAGAACAAAAATACACATTTGGATAAGGCATACATCAAGCAACCAAATGGACATTGCAAGAAATTTATCTTCAAGTGTTGGAACCTACCACATCCAAGATAATGAATACAGCAACCATAAAATAAAGCAAAAGTCGCTAAGAGTTGCAAACTGGTAGTACAATACTTAAGTCTACTTGTACCAACAGTCTCAAAAATGGCACCCTCGGCCTTCAACTTGTGAACCAGTGCCCTACAATATCCATGTACAAGTTCAAAAGTTAGCAATCAATTGTGCCAGCTTATCGAGATTCACTTACATCCGTGCATCTTAAGATTCACTTACATCTTCAAAAAATAAGTTAACAAATCAAGGATGCTAGTCATTTTCTAGTTGTTCATGCAACTAACACAACAATCATGAAGCCTGAGAACTGATACTAGGGAAACAAACAAACTCATTTACAAATGTTAGATAACCCCACTGATAAACAACTCGGACACAGTTTATGATGACAACTTTGGATGAGTAGCATCATGCACGCCTACTTGAAGGAAGAAAATTCACGACCCACCTGGTGGGACAACTTCCATGATGCTGATGACGCATGACAATCAACACCATCAGGGATATTGTGATTCCGCAAGAGTTTCACGCCATCCTAGTCGGCTCCATAGTGCATCCGAAACCATACACAAAGAATGCCGAGCGCTCAAGCTGGTTGGACGACGTGAAACTCCAACGAAATCGCAATCTCCCGATGATGTCGATCGCCATATGTTAGCATCCTAGGCGGTGTCGCACGAGATACGTCTTGTGGTACCGCACGCCATAGAGAATTTAATTACTTTTGTACTTAAACCAAGAGTTCTTTTTCTTAAAATGtgtctatttctatttctctcatATTCTTGCCGTTTAGTTTTTTTGCTCAAATCAAACAAAATATAATTCATCCCTCAAGTGTTAAAACTAGAGGTCATATCGTATATGTTGGGAATGTTTTACGGTGGTCCTGTGTGATGTGGTAGCCACAACACCAACTTGGTTCCGCATGTCCTTCTCGGTCACACACACAATTACAAAACGTTCCTCTCTATAATAGTGGAGCATAGTAGTGCTAATGTTGAACAATATCGCTGTTGAAATATAGGGATGAAcgcaaaaatgaaaaaaaatcatgtttaCTATGGATTATTTTTTAGATTCTCATCTTTTTTGCATTAAAAATGAGAATGAAAATGGTATTCTTTAAAAAGGAATAAAAAATGATTATGACGTAAGTAAACATAAACAAGATTTTGGGTTGTTTTAGTAATTTTTTAGGTTTCCATATTAGACCGGTAATTAGTGCCTCAAAAATTACAACAAAATGTTTTGGTGGTTAGATACACCGCTCGCTCAAGGTCAAACAACCAAGTGCCACCTTTAGAGGAATAGATGGTGAACTAGCACACGTACTATTCCTAGCCTCCTAGGCTCCAAACTAATGATCACTTGCTCAATGTAAACTTATCCTTGCATATATTGATGTGCTGTGAGGTTTATCTAGTGTGGCTAGAGGTACAAACTTAGAACAAGTATTCATCCCATGTTATCGTATCAATGAATAAACTGTCACGCTCTAATCCATGTCGCTGCACCATCAAGAATATGCTCCTATTCACTAAAACCCTCCCAACCAGCAAGGTTCTTGGATTATCACCACCAAGATGGGCGCCAAGCTGGATGGGCAAGTTGCTCTTCAAGCCTCTCCTCCACTTAGCGCCATCATTATTATGGAGCATGAGCTGTAATAGCAAGCAAGGGCCTATGTGAACCCGTGGAATCCTCTTGTCATTGCTTCATACACAAAACTAGAGATTCAAGAAGGTG
Proteins encoded:
- the LOC120671112 gene encoding uncharacterized protein LOC120671112 — encoded protein: MPGSTSNFRFVPFEHEDQMRIMFEAVIVTNETFYVPTGHGNSDQVGEGDAEGNDDGEISRIGTSKERRAGKRAAHYSPKGNKKKTFRDQCMKRLVDAYEIKEVFNHAHSSLRNVIEQSFGVLKMKWRILLNLPSHLVNKQSKIIVACMALHNFIRECDLEDPHFQEDVEDDSPHPTYDNKDDGGTGDDVDMNAFRDAIATAMVS